The Actinomyces viscosus genome segment CCGAGCTCGACGAGCAGGTCGCCTCCTTCCGCAACCGGCCCCTGGGCGATGCAGGCCCATTCACCTTCGTGGCGGCCGACGCCCTGACCATGAAGGTCCGCGAAGGTGGTCGCGTGGTCAGCGCGGTGGTCCTGACCGCTACCGGGGTCAACGCTGACGGACATCGCGAGGTCCTAGGACTGCGGGTAGCCACCACCGAGAGCTCGGCGGCCTGGAACGGGCTGCTCGCCGACCTGGTGGCCCGGGGGCTTACGGGGGTACGGCTTGTCACCTCTGACGCCCACACGGGCCTGGTTGAGGCCATCGCCGCGAACCTGCCCGGAGCGACCTGGCAGCGCTGTCGCACCCACTACGCCGCTAACCTGATGACCGTGGTTCCCAAGAGTCTGTGGCCCGCTGTCAAGGCCATGCTCCACTCGGTCTACGACCAGCCCGACGCAGCAGCCGTCGAGGCTCAGTTCGACCGCCTCCTGGACTACGTCCACACGATCCTGCCCGAGGCTGCCGACCACCTCGACGCCGCACGAGCCGACCTGCTGGCCTTCACTGCCTTCCCTGTCGAAGTATGGAGACAGATCTGGTCCAACAACCCCCAAGAACGCCTCAACAGAGAGATCCGCCGCCGCACCGACTCAGTAGGTATCTTCCCCAACAGAGACGCCATTATCCGCCTGGTTGGCGCCGTCCTGGCAGAGCAGACCGATGAGTGGACCGAAGGACGCCGCTACCTCAGCCTCGACGTCCTCAACCGCAGCCGGAACCTACCCAACGCCCCCTCCCTCACCAGCTAACAACCACACTCCACGAAGACCTCTACACCACATCAAGAGACTTGACCCCATCAGGTCGGTGCACACTGCCGTTAGGTGGCCTGCCAGCCCACGATCCGCCGCGAGAACACGTCAGTCACGAAAGCCGCATAGACCCACCCGGAGAAACTGCGCACGTAGGAGGGGTACCTCCCGCTTGCGGGGGAATATCGACGAGCCACAGCCCACCCAGGGCGAAGGCCTCGAAGTGCCGCCTGACCAGGTCAGCCGGACACCGCGCTCCTTAAGGTGCCGAGGCAGGGTCGTCCTGGGCGACTTGACGCGCCTGACGCCGCGGTAGACCCCGGTCGGCCATGAGGCGTTCGACGGTGCACCGGGCCACGTGACCGGCACCGTGACGTTCGGCAATCTCAGGGCGACCCCGCATCACGTGCATCTTGCGGGCGCCCAGAACCGAGTAGCTGGTTCCTTGTTCTTGTGGATTCTGGGTACCTCCACCCTGAGAGCCTCGTCGCGCAACCACCGTGGCTGATGGAGGACGAGTCATGGCTGCGTGAGCCACGTGCTCGGGGTGATCTTGACGTCTGCACTGGTCAGCGTCCGGCAGACCGGCCAGACCCCGAACTCCTCCTTCTTAGCCTCAATGTACTGGCAGATCAGCGAGACGGGCGCTCACACTCCGCCGCAATAGACGAGCCGACGCGCTCCTCAGAATCGCGTCGGCTCGTCGCAGCTCTCGGACCTCCAACGTCGGCTCCTTGATCCGGGCCGCCCCATCGCTGGTGTTT includes the following:
- a CDS encoding IS256 family transposase, producing MTAPHIVDPERLLGEALSQASPDLMRSLLQTVISSLLSAEADAVCGAEYGQASPERRAQRNGYRHRDLDTRVGTIDVAVPKLRTGSYFPDWLLERRKRAESALITVVADAYLAGVSTRRMDKLIGTLGINSLSKSQVSRMAAELDEQVASFRNRPLGDAGPFTFVAADALTMKVREGGRVVSAVVLTATGVNADGHREVLGLRVATTESSAAWNGLLADLVARGLTGVRLVTSDAHTGLVEAIAANLPGATWQRCRTHYAANLMTVVPKSLWPAVKAMLHSVYDQPDAAAVEAQFDRLLDYVHTILPEAADHLDAARADLLAFTAFPVEVWRQIWSNNPQERLNREIRRRTDSVGIFPNRDAIIRLVGAVLAEQTDEWTEGRRYLSLDVLNRSRNLPNAPSLTS
- a CDS encoding transposase; protein product: MVRRIAEDLGVHPEDLRSWVKKAQADGGLRPGNTSDGAARIKEPTLEVRELRRADAILRSASARLLRRSVSARLADLPVH